The Tautonia rosea genome includes a window with the following:
- a CDS encoding S41 family peptidase codes for MLALLRGPLAGLFLLALAFMPASPMAANSAIEAEDGVLSVRQSSPRVEASTTAEPGTPDDALAQALERERARDWSGAMDLYEQALERWPSRTDFRHRLRLCQTHYRLGRRYEDRSFRSVLLRLPRSDVMALYQELLERIETGYVDPIRFEPLLRHGYDNLEVALRDPVFLEAHRIDASERAERVRWLRDAFRSQRARLAAQSRADANAQVEAACDLGVRALGLPEAAVVLEFVYGACDALDDYTGCLTPDKLSDLYAEIDGNFVGIGVELKRSERGLLLVNVIREGPAWEAGLKPGEQIVAVDGQPLDGLGLDMAAGMLQGVENSGLEVDVLGIDGQTRVVDLVRRPVEVWSVETTALLQGGVGFIRLISFQKTTLAEMDRAVADLQAKGMRHLVLDLRGNPGGLLNVSVELADRFLDRGRIVATRGRAPGQTFDYVATQATPWRMPVTLLIDGDSASASEILAGALKEHRRALVIGERSFGKGSVQSIYPLRSADAALKLTTAKFYSPNDRPYSEHGVSPDVEVASSARPASDRTPEAMAPIPFGDPERDPALRIAIRRALAEDLVGNAR; via the coding sequence ATGCTCGCCCTGCTTCGAGGTCCCCTGGCGGGACTGTTCCTTCTGGCGTTGGCCTTCATGCCTGCCTCGCCGATGGCGGCGAACTCGGCGATCGAGGCCGAAGACGGGGTCCTGAGCGTCCGGCAATCGTCCCCTCGGGTAGAGGCGTCGACGACAGCCGAGCCAGGAACTCCCGATGATGCTCTGGCCCAGGCCCTGGAACGCGAACGGGCTCGGGACTGGTCCGGTGCGATGGACCTTTACGAGCAGGCGCTGGAACGCTGGCCGAGCCGGACCGACTTCCGGCACCGCCTGCGGCTCTGCCAGACGCACTACCGGCTGGGTCGCCGCTACGAGGATCGGAGCTTCCGAAGCGTCCTGCTGCGGCTTCCCCGATCAGATGTGATGGCACTCTATCAGGAACTGCTGGAACGGATCGAGACGGGGTATGTCGATCCGATTCGGTTCGAGCCTCTGCTGCGACACGGTTACGACAATCTGGAGGTGGCACTGCGCGACCCGGTGTTCCTGGAAGCACACCGGATAGACGCTTCGGAGAGGGCTGAGCGGGTTCGATGGCTTCGTGATGCCTTTCGATCGCAGCGAGCGAGGCTTGCGGCGCAGAGCCGAGCCGATGCGAACGCTCAGGTGGAAGCCGCCTGTGACCTGGGGGTTCGAGCCCTGGGGCTGCCCGAGGCCGCCGTGGTGCTCGAATTCGTTTATGGAGCATGCGATGCGCTCGATGATTACACCGGTTGTCTGACGCCCGACAAGCTGTCGGATCTCTATGCCGAGATTGATGGCAACTTTGTCGGGATTGGCGTTGAGTTGAAACGATCGGAGCGGGGGCTGCTGCTGGTCAACGTGATTCGAGAGGGTCCGGCCTGGGAAGCCGGGTTGAAGCCCGGTGAACAGATTGTGGCGGTGGATGGACAGCCGCTCGACGGCCTGGGCCTGGACATGGCGGCCGGCATGCTCCAGGGGGTCGAGAATTCCGGGCTTGAGGTGGACGTGCTGGGAATTGATGGCCAGACGAGGGTCGTGGATCTGGTCCGCCGTCCGGTTGAAGTTTGGAGCGTCGAGACGACGGCCTTGCTCCAGGGTGGGGTCGGCTTCATTCGGTTGATCAGCTTCCAGAAAACGACCCTGGCGGAGATGGATCGGGCCGTGGCTGACCTTCAGGCGAAAGGGATGCGTCATCTGGTCCTTGACCTTCGAGGCAATCCCGGCGGCTTGCTCAATGTGTCGGTCGAGCTGGCCGACCGGTTCCTCGATCGCGGTCGAATCGTTGCCACGAGGGGACGGGCTCCGGGTCAGACGTTTGACTATGTCGCGACACAGGCGACCCCGTGGCGGATGCCGGTCACGCTGCTGATCGACGGTGACAGCGCCAGTGCGAGCGAGATTCTGGCCGGGGCCTTGAAGGAGCACCGCCGCGCCCTGGTGATCGGCGAGCGATCGTTCGGCAAAGGGTCGGTGCAGAGCATCTATCCGCTTCGATCGGCTGATGCGGCCTTGAAGCTGACGACCGCCAAGTTCTACTCGCCCAACGACCGGCCTTACAGCGAGCACGGTGTTTCTCCGGATGTCGAGGTGGCTTCGTCGGCCCGGCCGGCGTCTGACCGGACCCCCGAAGCGATGGCTCCGATTCCGTTCGGTGATCCGGAGCGTGACCCGGCCCTTCGAATCGCCATTCGCAGGGCCCTGGCCGAAGACCTGGTCGGCAACGCTCGATAG
- a CDS encoding sigma-70 family RNA polymerase sigma factor, which produces MSDEVPRKARRSYRPGVEGLEALRLLSGLMASPPAVPAEHGALSVALSDPPLVSEPTIDSDAWDAAIDQTFSSEFFAPSRSEAIDNQEASDADSRSIRGGLSQLDRYLARTWMRAGLPPQKHDDCTQAVYVSLLKQLGRSGFDELMIAVGVLGIREVFSRERNEGTTFFRAIDATKKRAQRERKLRSLDESPDDPSAPYRERDWVEDLGEAIEQSLNAREADLIRATLKGETPAEIAERWGVAAKTVSNEKSRAFQKLRSFLGALELEPVA; this is translated from the coding sequence GTGAGCGATGAGGTCCCGCGAAAGGCGCGACGGTCGTATCGCCCGGGGGTCGAGGGGCTAGAGGCATTGCGGCTGCTAAGCGGCCTGATGGCTTCGCCTCCGGCCGTTCCGGCCGAGCATGGGGCGTTGTCGGTCGCTTTGTCCGATCCGCCGCTGGTGTCCGAGCCAACCATCGATTCGGACGCCTGGGATGCGGCGATCGATCAGACCTTCTCGTCGGAGTTCTTCGCCCCCTCACGATCGGAGGCGATTGACAATCAGGAAGCGTCGGATGCGGATTCCAGATCGATTCGAGGGGGGCTTTCGCAGCTTGATCGGTATCTGGCGCGGACCTGGATGCGGGCCGGATTACCTCCGCAGAAGCATGACGATTGCACTCAGGCGGTTTATGTCAGCCTGCTGAAGCAACTGGGGCGGTCGGGCTTCGATGAATTGATGATCGCCGTCGGGGTGCTGGGCATCCGAGAGGTCTTCAGCCGGGAGCGGAACGAGGGGACCACGTTCTTCCGGGCCATCGACGCGACCAAGAAACGGGCACAACGCGAGCGAAAGCTCAGATCTCTCGATGAGAGTCCGGATGATCCCTCGGCTCCGTACCGGGAACGAGACTGGGTCGAGGATCTCGGAGAGGCGATCGAGCAGAGTCTCAATGCTCGAGAGGCGGACCTGATCCGGGCGACCCTCAAGGGAGAGACGCCGGCTGAGATCGCCGAGCGATGGGGAGTGGCCGCCAAGACGGTCAGCAATGAGAAGTCGCGGGCCTTTCAGAAGCTGCGATCGTTCCTCGGCGCATTGGAACTGGAACCGGTGGCCTGA